TGGTTGAAGTGCCGTCGCCGTGGAATGGCCGCATCGCGCGGGTGTTCGGGACCAAAGGTGATCTGGTGAAAGTTGGTGCGCCCCTTGTCGAGTTCGCCGAGGGCGCCGAGCAGGATACTGGCACCGTGGTCGGCCAGCTCGACACCGGCGAAAAGCAAGCTGCAGTGGTCGAAAGTCCTGCCGAGCCGGCGCCAGGGCGAATGCTCCAGGTGCTCCCGGCGGTGCGCGCCCTCGCACGCAAGCTCGATGTCGATCTCAACGCCGTACAGGCCACTGGACCCGGCGGCACCATCACACGGGCCGACGTCGAGCGGGCCGCCAAAAGTCTCGCCGAGGCAGGGCCAGCCGAGGCATTGCGTGGGATGCGGCGCGCCATGGCCCAGCGCATGGCAGCGGCGCATGCCGAAGTGGTTCCCGCTACAGTCACCGACGACGCTGATATCGGCGAATGGCGAGCGAGCGAAGACCCCAGTGTCCGCCTGATCCGCGCAATTGCGGCTGCCTGCGGAGCAGAGCCCGCGCTCAACGCCTGGTATAATTCCGGCGCGGGCGACCGGCGTCTGGTCAAACGCATCGATATTGGTATCGCGATCGATACCGAGGGGGGCCTCATCGTGCCGGTGATGCGCAACGTAGCCGAGCGCGACGCACGGGACCTGCGAGCCGGGCTCGACAGGCTGCGGGCCGACGCTATCGCCCGCTCGATTCCACCGGAAGAACTTCGGGGGGCCACCATCACACTGTCGAACTTCGGCATGATCGGCGGCCGCTTCGCCAGTCTCGTGGTTGTACCGCCACAGGTGGCGATCGTCGGTGCCGGCCGGATCGCCACGCTGGTGGTGGCACATCAGGGCCGGCCGGCGGTGCGACGCGTGCTGCCGTTGTCGCTCACCTTTGACCATCGCGTTGTGACGGGCGGCGAGGCCGCTCGCTTTATCGTCGCGCTGAGGTCGGATCTTGAGCGGGCTTCGTAGGACCGCGATACACGTGAGCCCGAAGCTTGATGCGAGTGGTTGCCGGTGTCCGGTTTTGGCGGCCCATGGCCTGGAGGGCTCTTGCCAATGTCCTGCGTCAGGATGACGCCGATCCCGCTCTGCAGGAAAGCTATCGTTCCCAAGGCATGGAGCCCGACATCAATTCCAGTCCAGCCAAGTTTCAACGACTGGTCGAGGACGAGTTGGCGCGTTTGGCACCGCTGATCAAGTCAATTGGACTGAAGCGCGACTGAGCCGTGCGGACGTGGGCGCCGGGAATGCCCGGATGTTTGGTTTGAAGACACCACGTCTTGACCAACGATCGAGTGCACTGCAGTGCACGGTAGCGTGCGGACACACTCTCCATCTACGGAGCATGAACGAAATGTGCGACCTCTCTTCATCCCGAGGTCGGTCACGGTGCCTGACATGACGGCCGTTTTGCGGGCTCTCGCCCCTTTCCTGGCTTCAAAGCATGAGAATGCGTTGCGGCTTAGGCCGTGTTTACCTGGCATCCACAGATCACACTCACCGCTTTGCGGGCGATCTCCCTCAATTCGACACGGCGCGCGCCGGCACGTGCGCGGATCGCGATGGTGTGCATGGTGGCTGACGCGAGGACCGCTAGTGCCGCGGGATCGGCATCGTGCTTTATCTCGCCTCTCTCGTGTGCCGTGCGGAAGCGGACTTCAAAATCCGCGTCAATCATCCGCAGCCCCGCCGCAACACTGTTCCGGATCGCGGCATCGTCGACGGCTTCTGCTACGGCGGTCCCGATCACGAAGCAGCCGCGCGGGCTTCCTTTACCTGAAAAATAGATGGACAACGCCGCTTCGTAGGCAAGCATCAGACTTTCGCCCAAGGGACGGTCCTCTGCAAGTGCCTCACGTGTGGCGGCCAGGCTGATCTCCCAATAGCGTGCGAGTGCCTCCAGATACAGCGCGTGCTTGTTGCCGAACGCCGCATAGAGGCTCGGCGGATTCATGCCGGTCGCAGCAGCAATGCTGTCGAGGGAAGTGCCGGAGTAGCCGGTCTTCCAGAAGGTCTCCGTTGCCTGCTTGAGGGCCGCCTGTGTGTCGTAGGCGCGGGGCCGCCCCCTGCGCGCTGGTGCCGCTTCGCTCTTTTTGCGTGCCATATCGGAAAATACCTCTGGTCGCTACGTGTTCGCATCTTATTTGTATGAAACGTTACAAAATACAAGAGGGAACATCTTGACGGCTTCGTGCTCGCGTCATATTTGTAGTGATCGTTATAAAATAAAACCGAGGTGAGTGCTTTCGATGCGGTGCAGTCTTTCGCCAGTCGCCGGTTGGATAGGCGACAGCAGGGAGTTCCGCGAGAGCGGAACGGCGGTGCAATTGGTGACCGCCAAGGCATCGGCTGGCGATGATTCGCCTGGAATCGGGCCGCTCGGTGCCGAAGCCGCTGGCGGAGTTGCGGAAATCGTCCACCCCCGCCTTGGCACCGCTCCCGCGGTAGCGATGTCCGGAAGGAGCATCAGGGAGCGGCTGCGGCGGCCGCTGATGCTCGTCGTTCCGATCGTAGTGGCCGCAATCGGAGCCGCGCTGTACCTCGCTACCGAGCCTTATGTCTCAACCGACAACGCGTTCGTTCGCGCGGCGAAGGTGACCGTCAACGCCCGGGTTGCCGGACAGGCGGTTGAAATCGCCGTTGAGGACAATCAGCGGGTCCAGCAGGGCGAAGTCCTGTTCCGGATCGATCCGGAGCCATACCAGATTGCGGTGGATCAGGCGGACGCGCGTCTCGGCAGCGCGCGCCTCCAAGTCGAAGCGCTAAAGGCGACCTATCGCCAGCAACAGGCTGAACTACAGTCGGCCAGGGATTCGGCGGTTTTTGACGAACGCGAATATGACCGCAAGAAAGCGCTGGTCGCCTCCGATTTCACCCCGCGCGCTGTCTATGAGCGAGCAGAGACAAATCTCAAGGTCGCCCGTCAGCATATCACATCCATCGAACAGCAGATCGCCAGCACCGTCGTTGCGTTGAACGGCGATTCCGACATCGATATTGATCGCCACCCCACGGTTCGCGCAGCCAAGGCCCAGCTCGATCGCGCCCGGCTCGATCTGTCCTACGCGACGGTGAGGGCGCCCGACGACGGCGTCGTGACGAAGGTCGACGAGTTGCAGGTCGGCGGCTTCGTCAATGCGGGCGCACCCGTGTTCTCGCTGCTGTCAAGCCGGCGCATCTGGATCGAGGCGAATTTCCGCGAAACCGGCCTCACTCACATGCGTCCGGGTCAGGAGGCGACGATCGACGTCGACGCTTATCCGGATCGCACGTTCAAGGCGCATATCGTCAGCATGAGTCCGGGCACTGGATCGGATTTCGCGGTCTTGCCGCCCGAGAATGCGACCGGCAATTGGGTCAAGGTCGTCCAGCGCCTGCCGGTGCGCCTCGAACTTGATGAGGTCGATCCTGGCCGGCCCCTGTTCTCCGGCATCAGCGTGACTGCGCGGGTCGACACTGGCCATCGCCGCACCTGGCGCCATCCGTTCCAGCTTGTGCTCGCGTCGGAGGACAAATGAGTATCGCCCAACCATCGAACACCGCGGCCGGCGGCCATCGCGCAATCACCGTGGCGGCCCTGATGGCGACCTACATGGAGGCGGTGAACATCTCGCTGCCGAATGCGGCGCTGCCGCATATCCAGGGCACGCTGTCGATGGGCAACGACGAGGTCGGCTGGGTGTTTACCGCCTATATCGCGGCGGGCGCCGCTGTCATGCCGATGGCGCGGTGGCTCGCGGGGCGCTACGGCCGGAAGACGATCTATCAGGCGTCTCTCGCTGTCTTCTCGCTCGGCTTGATGCTCGACACGCTTGCAACGACTTCCCTTCACTTGGTATTCGCCCGGATCGTCCAGGGCGCCGCGAGCGGCGCGCTCGCTCTTCTGTCGCTGGCGGTCCTGCTTGATATGCTGCCGCCGGCGCGCCACGGCCGGATCAGTTTGGCGTGGTCGGTGTGCCTCGTGCTCGGTATCAGCAGCGGCGCAAGCATCGGCGGCTGGCTCAGCGAATATCACGGCTGGCGCTCGATCTTCTATTTCAGCCTGCCGATGACGGGCTTCATCTTCCTGACCATGGCGCTGTCACTCCCCGAGAAGAGGGCGGAACAGAACCCGCCCTTCGACTTCTTCGGCCTGGCGACCTTCTCGCTCGGCATGATCGGCCTGCAGATGGTGCTCGATCGCGGTGAGCGCCTGGAATGGTTCGCCTCGGCGGAAATCTGGACTGAGGCGATTGCCTCGGTCCTGGGATTCTATCTTTTCATCGTGCACGTCATGACGACGGATGTGCATTTTTTCAACAAGGCGCTGTTCAAGGACCGCAATTTTGTTCTTTCGGCGATCATGTTCTTCGCCGTCGGCTTCGTGCTGCTGCCGACCCTGGCGTTGACCTCGCCGATGCTGGAGGAATTGCTCGATTATCCGGTTGATACCACCGGCTACATGACCCTCGCACGCGGTGTCACGCTCGTGGGGGCCGTGGTGTTGATGAGCTTCGCTCCGGCACGGATCGATAACCGGCTGTTCATATTCGGCGGCATGGCGGCGGTGGTTTACGCCAATTCGCTGATGCTTGGCTATTCACCGGCGATGGATTGGCGGTTGGTGGTCGCGGCGACCTTGCTCCAGGGGGCGGGTCTCGGCACGTTGCTTCCGTCGCTCTCCAAGGCGGCGTTCGGCACGCTCGATCCAAAATTCCGTCCGGAAGGCACCGCGCTCTTCAACCTGTCACGCGTCTATGGAAGCACGATCGGCATCGCGGTCGTCCAGATCTTCTTCTACAACAACACCCAGGCCATGCACCTGGCGCTCGCCAAGAACCTCACGCCGTACCGCGCGGCCGCGCATGTCGCTGGTTCAATCGCCAAACCGGGTCTCGCCGCGCTCAACGGCATGATCACCCAGCAGGCGGCCGTTATAGCAGTCATCGACCAATTCAAGATCTTGATGTTCGCCATGCTGATCGTGAGCCCGCTTGTGTTTTTTCTACGTAAGCCACGGCCGGCCAATTGATGCCGTCGAGCCCAGCGACTGGGCTTAATACAAGGGAGTAAGAGCATGACAACATCCGATATGCTTCGTTATACGAGGATTCCCACCCACGGATCTGGGCCGATTCCCGCTGTCGGGTTTGGTACGCTCATTCCGGATCCTCTCGTAACCAAACAGGCGACCAAGGCTGCACTGGAAGAAGGATTTCGACACCTCGATTGTGCGGAACGCTACCGCAATGAAGCGGCGGTTGGTGAGGCGATTCAGGAAGCGTTCAAGGCGGGGACGCTTCAGCGCGAGGACCTGTTCGTTACCACGAAGCTATGGAACACCAATCATCGTCCAGAGCGGGTCAAGCCTGCCTTCGACGCGTGTCGCCGGCGACTGCAACTCGACCGTATCGATTGCTATATCATCCATACGCCCTTTGCCTTTCGACCCGGCGACGAACAGGACCCGAGAGATGAGCGCGGTCGGGTGATCTACGATTCAGGGGTTACGTTGGTGGAGACATGGCGGGCGCTGGAGCGCCTCGTCGACGATGGCCACTGCGGCTCGATCGGTCTATCGGACATCACATTGGAGAAGCTGAGAGAGATCGTCGCGGTCGCGCGGATCCGGCCTGCCATGGTGCAGGTCGAATCGCATCCGTATCTTCCCGAATGGGACCTGCTCGAGTTCTGCCGCGAGCATGGGATTGTACTGCAGGCGTTTGCCGCGTTGGGACACGCCATGGAGCCAAACGTACTCGCCGACCCAGTGATTACATCCATCGCACAGCGTGTGAACAAGACACCAGCTCAGGTGGCCCTGGCCTGGGCCGTGCAGCGCGGCACCGCTTTCCTGACCACCTCGACCAAGCCTCGGCGCATCCAGGAAAGCTTTGACCTTTCGAGCCTCCCTGAAGAGGCCATGCGGGAGATTCGAGACCGTATCACCACGAGCGTCAGGTTCAACGCAGTGGTGCAGACCGGCGTGCCCGGATTTATTCCCGGGACCCGATGACTTTAGCGGCGCGGGGCCGAGCCGCGCCGGGGAAAGTTGTGACCTCCCACCGCAGTAGGCGACTTTCCGGCCGAAGTGGATGGAACGGATCGATACCGCAGGGGTTTGAGGGCGTCTGGAGTGTCTCCGGGCATCCAAGTCCCTAATCTTCCTGTAAAATTTCCTGTTTTCAGGGAATGCGCGGAGACCGGTGCGAGAAGCACTGCCTCGCCAGTGTGAGAGTCTTGTTCAAACTGCGACAGTTCCATTCACTAGGACACTCCTTCGTTAGAAGGCGGCGTGTGCACGACGTGTGCACCGAGAGATCAAAGAAAATCCAAAATGCTCCGGAACTGAACTGCCTCGATCTGAGTCACGCGTTTTCTTGATCTTGCTGATCGTGTCATCGAGCTGATGGGATTTGAATTCCGACAGAGGCCATTATCGCGGGCTTTGTCTTGTCGCACTGAGTGTTTCGCGTAACGTCGCAACCGTCGCATATTTTTGTTCCATATCGAACAGGTTGGCGTTGTGTGGGCCAATCGCGCGATCTCCGACGCAATCGGACACGACAAGTGGGCGAAACCCGAGCGACATGGCGTCGACAACGCTGGCGCGCACGCAGCCGCTGGTGACGGCCCCCGCCACAACCAGCGTCTGCACGCCGCGCTGCGTCAGCCAGGATCCAAGGCCAGTGCCGAAGAAGGCCGACGGCACCTGCTTGCGCACCACCAGTTCGCCGGGCACGGGTGCAAGGTCGGGTACGATGGCGCTGGCCGGCGCATTCTCCTTCAGCGTCAGCATGCCCGGGACCTTGAGCGAAAAGATATTATGATCCGCACCATCGTCGGCGAAAACGATGCGTGTATGGGCAATCGTCCATTGTTGCTGCCGCGCATGCGCCAGCAATCCCTTCGTGGTCTCAATCGCCGCGGCAATATTGCCGCCGCCGAAGATGGCGGGATCGGCAAACCCGTTGACAAAATCGACGATCAGCAGTCCGTATGGCGGGCACACATCGAGCGCCATGCCAAACCCCTGCCGCTGATAAGTCTCGGCCTCCTTATGCACGGCGCACGACCGGCTTGGGGCCGTAGCCGTCGAGCACCTTGCCGCGTCGGACCATTTCGACGCCGTCGAGCGCGACCGTGCAATTGCGCATCGGAATGTCGATGTGACAGGCTGTGGTCCGGCTGCCGCCGGCTTCGTTGTTGGGCCCGAACGAGAACAGAAAGTTGCCTTCGAACGCACGCGGGTCCATGCCGATGGTGGCCTCGCGATCATACATCGCCATGGTCGACCAGTGGGCGCGCGGCTGCAGACCCCAGCCGATATGCGACATGGCGTAGGCGTCCGGATCGTTGTAGGTGGCCATGTATTCCGAAAGGATTTCCGCATCGAGACCGCCTTCAATGCTGGTGCAGAAGCCCTTTTCGATTTTGAAATGCACGCGGTCCTGAACGTAGGATTTCATCGGCAGCAGGATATCGCCGCGCTCGAGAACGATCTTGCCTTCCGCTTCGCCTTCATTGGCCCAGGTCAGCGCAAAGCCGCTCGGCCAATGGTCCCAGCGGCCAGGCTCGTCGACAAATCCATATTCGCTGATCGCCGGAAACTGTCCGAGCGAGAAGCGCACGTCGGTGCCGGCCTCGGACGTGACATGCATTTCCTTCGCCTTGCCGATCTTCTCGGCCGCAGCCATGACGCGCGTCTTGTCGTCCATGGTGGGAACCATGCGTGCCAGCACTTCCGGCGGCTCGACCGCGAGCAGGATTTTGGTGCCGGACGACAGAATCTCATGCTGCTCGGGCGAGAACAGCAGCGTCATCAGATCGAGCACGAGATCGCTGGCCTTGAGCGCGGCAATGGCGGCGTGATTTCCGGTGAGCGGCGTGGTGCCGAGATAGGCGAGGGCGTCGCGGCTGATCGCCTTTTCGCCATTGACCGGAGGAAGGTCGAGACGGTTGACGATCGCGCCCATGTCGGTGGCGGCCAGAATGGCGCACGACAGGGTTTGCGGATGCGTCGACGCGCTGGTCAGCACGGTGACGAACTGGCCGCGCTGCAGTTTCGACAGGGAGAGAACCTGTTTCCAGGCTTGGATGAGATCGTAATCGCTGACAGCCATTGTCGTCTCCTTTTGAAAAACTGCGTTAATCGACCCGCGCGCCGAGGAACGCCTCGAACGCACGATAGAAGCCAGGCTCATTGTCCCAGGGGATCATGTGGCCGGCGTCCGGAACGCGCTCGACCTCGATGCCGGGGCGCAGCGTTGTGATCTCGACGACATCGGCGTCAGTGACCACATCGCCGCGCGCGGCCAGAATCAGGCGCGCCGGGATGGCCACATGCGGTAGGTCGCCGTGAATATCGTCGGTGTGAAACCCTTCGAAGCTTTCCAGCACCGCGCGCTCATCGCAAGTGTGCAGCCATTCCGCCCGCAGGCGCAGTTGCTCGTCCGTCCAGGTCGGACAGAAGCCGCGCATGGCATCGATGCTGGCGCCGTTGCGCGCCGCGGCCATCGAGTCGACATACCATGCGAGATTTGCGGGATAGGGGCGTCGTCCCGGACCCGACACCGGCGGGTCGATCAGAACGAGGCGCGTCAGTCCGGCAGGATGGCTGCGTGCGGCGCGGATGGCGATGCGCGCGCCCATGGAATGCCCGACAATGGCATAGGTCGACAGGCTGAGCGCTTCCGCAAACGCGATGACATCCTTGGCCTGCGCATCAAGACTGTAATCGAGGTCAGTGGAGGCCTCCGACAGGCCGCGCCCACGGACATCGAGAATATACACATCGAAAGCGTGTCCGAGTTGCTCGCCGACAAAGCCCCAGGTGATCGCCGGGCTTGTGATGCCGGGCAGAAGAATGATCGGATCGCGATCCGTGCGGGCGCCGCCGTAACGCAAATAGTGCTGGCGTACTCCGTTGGCGTGGACGTTCGCGCCATGCAGAAAATTGCTCATGATGGTCTCCGTAACCAACCGACGACGCGTCTGGTGTGGCTCAATAAGCCCCGGACAACAGTGCGCCCGCACCGGGTACGACCGGCTCGAGCTTCAGCGCTTTCAGCATGGCGTAAGTGGTCGCGATCGCTGCGGTGACGACGGGCTTGCCCGTGATCGCTTCGACCTTCGGCACAGCCGCCAGCGACGGCATCTGCACACAGGCGGACAGCACGACGGCGTCCACATCGCGGGTGTTCATTTCGGCGACGATGGCCGGGAGCCGCGCGGGATCATGACGGCCGACTTCGAGGTTGTCGGGAATTTCCAGCGCGCGCCACTCCGCCACGTCGTAACCTTCGTTGCGGATGTAATCGACCACCATTTCGGTCAACGGCTTCATGTAAGGCGCAACAAGGCAGATCCGCTTGGCGCCGATCACCTTGAGCGCGTCGACCAGCGCGCCCGCGCTGGTGACGACGGGCGCCTCGGCCGCGTTGTCCCTGGTGCGCGCGCGCAGACGGGTCTCGGAGGCGCGGTGATAGCCGTGCCCCATCGACATGATGGCGACGAGGCAGGCGTAACCCAGCACATCGACCCGGGCATCGCTGAGCTCCAGCGCGCAGCGGTCGGATTCGGCGTCCATCGCCGCCAGTTCGTCCTTCTTCACGGTTTTCATGCGCATGCGGCTGGAATGGAACGTGAAGCGCTCAGGCCGAATCAACTGGCGCGCCGTCAGCATCGCCGGAATTTCCGTTTCCATCGTCGTGTTGGAGCTCGGGACGATCTGTCCGATACGATATGGCTTTTGCATCATCTCTCTCGCAATCAGTGATGGTTGATCTTCAGCAGGCGCGCGGCGTTGCCGGAACAAACCAGCTGCCGGACCGCGTCGGAAAGCGGTGCCGTTTCGATAAAGTCCGCGGCGATTGCGCTGGATTCATAGGGGTAATCGACCGAGAACATGACAGCCTGTTCACCCATCTCGGCGAGCGAGCAGGCCAGCGCCGCATGCGAGCAAACGCCCGACGTGGTGATGACGACATTGCGGCCGAAATATTCGGACGGCCGCAACTGCAAGGACACGCCTTGCGAGTAGACGGCAAAGCGGCTGTCGAACCGCCACAGCAACATCGGCAGCCCTTCGCCCATATGGCCGAGGATAATCTTGAGCCTGGGAAAGCGGTCGAACACGCCGCTGAACAACAGACGCAGCGCGTGTGAGGCGGTTTCCACGCCCCAGCCCCAGACTGCACCAGCCAATTCCGGACGGTCGGCGTAGGCGAGCGGGACCTGAAAGTGATCGATGGGGTGGAGATACAGCGGGACGTCGAGGTCCTGCATCGCCTCCCAAAAGGCGTCGTAGGCGGGGAGATCATAATAGGTGCCGTGGGTATGACCGTTCACCAGCGCGCCCTTGAAGCCGAGGGTTTTGACGGTGCGCTCGAGTTCGCGCGCCGCCACCTTCGGATCGTGCATGGCCAGCGAGGCGAACCCCGCAAGCCGCTTGGGATTGCGCGCGATCTGGCCGGCGAGATAGTCGTTGGCATTGATCGCCCGGCTAGCGGCAAGTGCCGCGTCGGTCTCACCCTGGACGCTCGGACCGGTTGGCGACAGCACGGAAATATCGATGCCGGCGCGATCCATGTCCGCGATGCGGATTTCGTGGAAGTCGTCAAGCTTCGCGGCCAGTTCTGCCTGCGCGGCATCGCCCATCAATCGCGTGAACGCTTTTGAATAACTCTGAAACCCCGGCGCCATGAAATGCTCCTCAAGCGCTATTTTTCGAATACGGTCGGCCAATGTGTGTGCTCCAAGTGCGGTTTGATCAGATGTCGGCCGGCCTCGAACAGAACAGGGACCATCTGCCTGCTGTGACCCGTTTCGGCTCCCAAACGACGTCAGGTTTGTCGGATGGAGGGTTCGCGCTATTTCTTGACGAGAGGGCAGGTGCTGTCGGCGAGTGGCCGGAAGGCGACATCGGCGGGCACGGTGGCGAGCACTTTGTAGTAGTCCCACGGCGCCTTTGATTCAGACGGCTTCTTCACCTGAACGAGAT
The Bradyrhizobium sp. KBS0727 genome window above contains:
- a CDS encoding TetR/AcrR family transcriptional regulator, giving the protein MARKKSEAAPARRGRPRAYDTQAALKQATETFWKTGYSGTSLDSIAAATGMNPPSLYAAFGNKHALYLEALARYWEISLAATREALAEDRPLGESLMLAYEAALSIYFSGKGSPRGCFVIGTAVAEAVDDAAIRNSVAAGLRMIDADFEVRFRTAHERGEIKHDADPAALAVLASATMHTIAIRARAGARRVELREIARKAVSVICGCQVNTA
- a CDS encoding isochorismatase family protein, producing the protein MALDVCPPYGLLIVDFVNGFADPAIFGGGNIAAAIETTKGLLAHARQQQWTIAHTRIVFADDGADHNIFSLKVPGMLTLKENAPASAIVPDLAPVPGELVVRKQVPSAFFGTGLGSWLTQRGVQTLVVAGAVTSGCVRASVVDAMSLGFRPLVVSDCVGDRAIGPHNANLFDMEQKYATVATLRETLSATRQSPR
- a CDS encoding amidohydrolase family protein; this translates as MAPGFQSYSKAFTRLMGDAAQAELAAKLDDFHEIRIADMDRAGIDISVLSPTGPSVQGETDAALAASRAINANDYLAGQIARNPKRLAGFASLAMHDPKVAARELERTVKTLGFKGALVNGHTHGTYYDLPAYDAFWEAMQDLDVPLYLHPIDHFQVPLAYADRPELAGAVWGWGVETASHALRLLFSGVFDRFPRLKIILGHMGEGLPMLLWRFDSRFAVYSQGVSLQLRPSEYFGRNVVITTSGVCSHAALACSLAEMGEQAVMFSVDYPYESSAIAADFIETAPLSDAVRQLVCSGNAARLLKINHH
- a CDS encoding HlyD family secretion protein; amino-acid sequence: MTAKASAGDDSPGIGPLGAEAAGGVAEIVHPRLGTAPAVAMSGRSIRERLRRPLMLVVPIVVAAIGAALYLATEPYVSTDNAFVRAAKVTVNARVAGQAVEIAVEDNQRVQQGEVLFRIDPEPYQIAVDQADARLGSARLQVEALKATYRQQQAELQSARDSAVFDEREYDRKKALVASDFTPRAVYERAETNLKVARQHITSIEQQIASTVVALNGDSDIDIDRHPTVRAAKAQLDRARLDLSYATVRAPDDGVVTKVDELQVGGFVNAGAPVFSLLSSRRIWIEANFRETGLTHMRPGQEATIDVDAYPDRTFKAHIVSMSPGTGSDFAVLPPENATGNWVKVVQRLPVRLELDEVDPGRPLFSGISVTARVDTGHRRTWRHPFQLVLASEDK
- a CDS encoding dihydrolipoamide acetyltransferase family protein; this encodes MRQFMLPDLGEGLEEAEIVTWHVNEGDHVVTDQPLVSVETDKAVVEVPSPWNGRIARVFGTKGDLVKVGAPLVEFAEGAEQDTGTVVGQLDTGEKQAAVVESPAEPAPGRMLQVLPAVRALARKLDVDLNAVQATGPGGTITRADVERAAKSLAEAGPAEALRGMRRAMAQRMAAAHAEVVPATVTDDADIGEWRASEDPSVRLIRAIAAACGAEPALNAWYNSGAGDRRLVKRIDIGIAIDTEGGLIVPVMRNVAERDARDLRAGLDRLRADAIARSIPPEELRGATITLSNFGMIGGRFASLVVVPPQVAIVGAGRIATLVVAHQGRPAVRRVLPLSLTFDHRVVTGGEAARFIVALRSDLERAS
- a CDS encoding 2,5-dihydroxypyridine 5,6-dioxygenase — encoded protein: MAVSDYDLIQAWKQVLSLSKLQRGQFVTVLTSASTHPQTLSCAILAATDMGAIVNRLDLPPVNGEKAISRDALAYLGTTPLTGNHAAIAALKASDLVLDLMTLLFSPEQHEILSSGTKILLAVEPPEVLARMVPTMDDKTRVMAAAEKIGKAKEMHVTSEAGTDVRFSLGQFPAISEYGFVDEPGRWDHWPSGFALTWANEGEAEGKIVLERGDILLPMKSYVQDRVHFKIEKGFCTSIEGGLDAEILSEYMATYNDPDAYAMSHIGWGLQPRAHWSTMAMYDREATIGMDPRAFEGNFLFSFGPNNEAGGSRTTACHIDIPMRNCTVALDGVEMVRRGKVLDGYGPKPVVRRA
- a CDS encoding aldo/keto reductase, yielding MTTSDMLRYTRIPTHGSGPIPAVGFGTLIPDPLVTKQATKAALEEGFRHLDCAERYRNEAAVGEAIQEAFKAGTLQREDLFVTTKLWNTNHRPERVKPAFDACRRRLQLDRIDCYIIHTPFAFRPGDEQDPRDERGRVIYDSGVTLVETWRALERLVDDGHCGSIGLSDITLEKLREIVAVARIRPAMVQVESHPYLPEWDLLEFCREHGIVLQAFAALGHAMEPNVLADPVITSIAQRVNKTPAQVALAWAVQRGTAFLTTSTKPRRIQESFDLSSLPEEAMREIRDRITTSVRFNAVVQTGVPGFIPGTR
- a CDS encoding alpha/beta fold hydrolase, coding for MMSNFLHGANVHANGVRQHYLRYGGARTDRDPIILLPGITSPAITWGFVGEQLGHAFDVYILDVRGRGLSEASTDLDYSLDAQAKDVIAFAEALSLSTYAIVGHSMGARIAIRAARSHPAGLTRLVLIDPPVSGPGRRPYPANLAWYVDSMAAARNGASIDAMRGFCPTWTDEQLRLRAEWLHTCDERAVLESFEGFHTDDIHGDLPHVAIPARLILAARGDVVTDADVVEITTLRPGIEVERVPDAGHMIPWDNEPGFYRAFEAFLGARVD
- a CDS encoding MFS transporter, whose translation is MSIAQPSNTAAGGHRAITVAALMATYMEAVNISLPNAALPHIQGTLSMGNDEVGWVFTAYIAAGAAVMPMARWLAGRYGRKTIYQASLAVFSLGLMLDTLATTSLHLVFARIVQGAASGALALLSLAVLLDMLPPARHGRISLAWSVCLVLGISSGASIGGWLSEYHGWRSIFYFSLPMTGFIFLTMALSLPEKRAEQNPPFDFFGLATFSLGMIGLQMVLDRGERLEWFASAEIWTEAIASVLGFYLFIVHVMTTDVHFFNKALFKDRNFVLSAIMFFAVGFVLLPTLALTSPMLEELLDYPVDTTGYMTLARGVTLVGAVVLMSFAPARIDNRLFIFGGMAAVVYANSLMLGYSPAMDWRLVVAATLLQGAGLGTLLPSLSKAAFGTLDPKFRPEGTALFNLSRVYGSTIGIAVVQIFFYNNTQAMHLALAKNLTPYRAAAHVAGSIAKPGLAALNGMITQQAAVIAVIDQFKILMFAMLIVSPLVFFLRKPRPAN
- a CDS encoding Asp/Glu racemase, translated to METEIPAMLTARQLIRPERFTFHSSRMRMKTVKKDELAAMDAESDRCALELSDARVDVLGYACLVAIMSMGHGYHRASETRLRARTRDNAAEAPVVTSAGALVDALKVIGAKRICLVAPYMKPLTEMVVDYIRNEGYDVAEWRALEIPDNLEVGRHDPARLPAIVAEMNTRDVDAVVLSACVQMPSLAAVPKVEAITGKPVVTAAIATTYAMLKALKLEPVVPGAGALLSGAY